One window of Oscillatoria salina IIICB1 genomic DNA carries:
- a CDS encoding cytochrome c oxidase subunit 3: protein MQGSTIDESKTALNYHHEVEPGAHHEEHPDFRMFGVVIFLIAETMIFLGLFAAFSIYKVMYPEFPPEGTELELLLPGINTIVLISSSFVMHKGQSAIKNNDNKGLQVWFALTALMGAIFLAGQLYEYSHLEFGLTTNLFASCFYVLTGFHGLHVTVGLLLILFVLFRSRKSGHYSAKEHFGVEASELYWHFVDVVWVVLFTLVYLLP from the coding sequence ATGCAAGGTTCAACAATTGACGAATCCAAAACTGCTCTTAATTACCATCACGAAGTAGAACCAGGAGCGCATCACGAAGAACATCCTGACTTTAGGATGTTTGGTGTGGTCATTTTCCTCATCGCTGAAACAATGATTTTCCTCGGTTTATTTGCTGCTTTTTCCATTTACAAAGTAATGTATCCGGAATTTCCCCCAGAAGGAACCGAATTAGAACTTTTGCTACCCGGAATTAACACAATCGTCCTGATTTCTAGCAGCTTTGTCATGCACAAAGGTCAAAGTGCAATTAAAAATAATGACAACAAAGGGTTACAAGTTTGGTTCGCTTTAACTGCACTCATGGGGGCGATTTTCTTAGCCGGACAATTGTACGAATATAGCCATTTGGAATTTGGTTTAACAACTAATTTATTTGCCAGTTGTTTCTATGTTTTAACCGGATTTCACGGCTTGCACGTTACCGTCGGCTTATTACTAATTTTGTTTGTTCTCTTTCGTTCTCGCAAATCCGGACACTATTCTGCTAAAGAACATTTTGGTGTCGAAGCATCAGAACTTTATTGGCATTTTGTCGATGTTGTTTGGGTGGTACTTTTCACTTTAGTTTATTTACTACCCTAG
- a CDS encoding DUF3368 domain-containing protein: MAAVKPVMDLLIGRAKFRISSQLYAEILKAAGE; the protein is encoded by the coding sequence ATCGCTGCGGTTAAACCTGTCATGGATCTTTTGATTGGACGGGCAAAATTTAGGATTAGTAGTCAATTGTACGCTGAAATTTTAAAAGCTGCTGGTGAATAG
- a CDS encoding heme o synthase, with protein sequence MTGISIARRNFLQVIKSYYQLTKPRIIPLLLITTAAAMWIASDGQVDTFLLFSTLIGGTFASASAQTFNCIYDQDIDYEMKRTRKRPIPSGQIQPRHALIFALILAILSFTVLTVFVNLISALLAMSGIIFYLLVYTHWLKRHTTQNIVIGGAAGAIPPLVGWAAVTGDLSWAAWLLFAIVFLWTPPHFWALALMIRDDYAQVNVPMLPVIVGEENTVKQIWIYTLIVVPTTFLLIYPLGVSGILYGAIAALLGAAFLRKAWQLKQAPQDKDLAKSMFKFSILYMMLLCTGMVIDSLPVTHQLIAVVADVIFV encoded by the coding sequence ATGACAGGCATCAGTATTGCCCGCCGCAACTTCTTACAAGTAATCAAAAGCTACTACCAATTAACCAAACCTCGGATTATTCCGTTACTGCTCATTACCACCGCAGCCGCAATGTGGATCGCCTCTGACGGACAAGTAGACACTTTTCTCTTATTCTCTACTTTAATTGGAGGTACTTTTGCATCTGCTTCTGCCCAAACTTTCAACTGCATTTACGACCAAGATATTGACTATGAAATGAAAAGGACGCGCAAGCGCCCCATTCCTTCCGGTCAAATTCAACCTCGTCACGCACTCATTTTTGCTCTCATTTTAGCAATTCTTTCTTTTACAGTTTTGACTGTCTTTGTTAACCTCATCAGCGCCCTTTTAGCCATGTCCGGCATTATTTTTTATCTGCTGGTTTATACTCATTGGCTCAAACGTCATACCACCCAAAATATCGTTATTGGCGGTGCTGCTGGTGCAATTCCTCCTCTAGTAGGTTGGGCGGCTGTTACCGGAGATTTAAGTTGGGCTGCATGGCTTTTATTTGCAATTGTTTTCCTTTGGACACCTCCCCATTTTTGGGCATTGGCGTTAATGATTCGCGATGATTATGCTCAAGTAAATGTGCCAATGTTACCAGTAATTGTCGGTGAAGAAAATACCGTTAAGCAAATTTGGATTTACACTCTGATTGTCGTCCCGACAACTTTTTTACTCATTTATCCTTTAGGCGTTTCCGGGATTTTATACGGCGCAATTGCTGCCTTACTCGGAGCAGCTTTTCTTCGCAAAGCATGGCAATTGAAACAAGCACCACAAGATAAAGATTTGGCAAAATCGATGTTTAAATTTTCCATCCTTTACATGATGTTATTGTGTACCGGAATGGTAATTGATAGTTTGCCCGTCACCCATCAGTTAATTGCTGTGGTTGCCGATGTAATTTTTGTCTAA
- a CDS encoding cytochrome c oxidase subunit II, with product MKKTNTIIIVAVAIAIVLPSLWYGQNHGLLPIAASEEAKSVDSIFNLMMTVATALFLLIQGVLVYTAIKFRRRQGDETDGPNIEGNVPLEIVWTAIPTIIVLVISIYSFEVYNEMGGLDPMSSHDPGPQQLVALDPSQKDLALGLGASPENQGKEPYLNVNVNGIQYAWIFTYPDTGVITGELHVPVGKEVRLNLSAGDVLHAFWLPEFRIKQDAIPGREAEIRFTPTLVGTYPIICAELCGAYHGAMKSQLFVQSEEDYQKWVEEQTQVANANNWDRAVASNLSDREFLAPYAEEMGINQETLAQLTQLHHH from the coding sequence GTGAAAAAAACAAACACAATCATCATTGTTGCGGTCGCGATCGCGATCGTCCTACCCAGTTTGTGGTACGGTCAAAATCACGGACTGCTGCCCATAGCGGCTTCAGAAGAAGCCAAATCCGTAGACAGCATCTTTAACTTGATGATGACTGTTGCTACAGCTTTATTTTTGCTGATCCAAGGAGTATTGGTGTATACAGCGATTAAATTTCGCCGACGCCAAGGAGACGAAACCGACGGTCCGAACATCGAAGGTAACGTCCCGCTAGAAATTGTCTGGACAGCGATCCCCACCATCATTGTTTTGGTTATTTCTATTTACAGCTTTGAGGTTTACAACGAAATGGGCGGACTCGATCCCATGAGTTCCCACGATCCCGGACCTCAACAACTCGTTGCTCTCGATCCTAGTCAAAAAGATCTCGCCCTCGGATTAGGCGCTTCTCCAGAAAATCAAGGTAAAGAACCCTATCTGAATGTCAACGTCAACGGCATTCAGTACGCTTGGATTTTCACCTATCCCGATACAGGCGTAATTACCGGAGAATTGCACGTACCTGTGGGAAAAGAAGTCAGACTTAACCTTTCCGCCGGAGACGTACTTCACGCTTTTTGGTTGCCAGAATTTCGGATCAAACAAGATGCTATTCCCGGTAGAGAAGCAGAAATCCGCTTTACACCTACTCTCGTCGGAACTTATCCGATTATTTGTGCCGAACTTTGCGGTGCCTATCACGGTGCGATGAAATCTCAACTCTTCGTCCAAAGTGAAGAAGATTACCAAAAATGGGTTGAAGAACAAACCCAAGTCGCCAATGCTAACAACTGGGATCGAGCAGTCGCTAGCAATCTTAGCGATCGCGAATTTCTTGCTCCCTACGCTGAAGAAATGGGAATTAACCAAGAAACTCTCGCCCAGCTAACCCAGCTACATCATCACTAA
- the ctaD gene encoding cytochrome c oxidase subunit I produces the protein MSVKTEKPQSTDKPAEAVENQRTWKDFFTFNTDHKVIAVQYLVTSFFFYGIGGVLAGLMRTELATPDPDFVTPEVYNQMFTLHGTIMIFLWIVPAGAGFANYLVPLMIGAKDMAFPRLNAVAFWLIPIGGVFLLSSFFVGAPQAGWTSYPPLSLISGEAGEAIWILSLLLLGTSSILGGINFIATIWKMRISAMTIYDMPLFCWSIFATSCLILIATPVLAAALILLSFDLIVGTNFFNPGGGGDPIVYQHMFWFYSHPAVYIMILPFFGVISEVLPVHARKPIFGYRAIAYSSMAIAFIGILVWAHHMFTSGTPGWLRMFFMAMTMIIAVPTGIKVFSWCATVWGGKISLNSPMLFGLGFVSTFLIGGLTGVMVASVPFDIHVHDTYFVVAHLHYVLFGGSVLGLFAGVYHWFPKVTGRMYNEPLGIIHFALTFIGVHLTFMPMHELGLLGMNRRVALYDPQFQPLNVIATIGAYVLAVSTLPFIINVFWSLIKGEKAGRNPWKALTLEWQTTSPPIIENFEEEPILWSGPYDYGIDVKTLEGDRTVQELLTEVQGESS, from the coding sequence ATGAGTGTAAAAACCGAAAAACCTCAATCTACTGACAAACCTGCTGAAGCAGTAGAAAATCAACGTACTTGGAAAGATTTCTTTACCTTCAATACCGACCACAAAGTTATTGCCGTTCAATATCTCGTTACTTCATTTTTCTTTTACGGCATTGGCGGAGTTTTAGCTGGCTTGATGCGTACAGAGTTAGCAACTCCCGACCCCGATTTTGTCACTCCCGAAGTTTACAATCAAATGTTTACCTTGCACGGGACAATCATGATCTTTTTATGGATTGTTCCCGCAGGTGCAGGTTTTGCTAACTATCTGGTTCCCCTGATGATTGGGGCAAAAGATATGGCATTTCCGCGCTTGAATGCCGTCGCTTTTTGGCTGATTCCTATTGGCGGTGTCTTCTTGCTGAGTAGCTTTTTTGTCGGGGCGCCCCAAGCAGGCTGGACTTCTTATCCTCCTTTAAGCTTAATTAGTGGTGAAGCGGGCGAAGCAATTTGGATTTTGAGCTTGTTATTGTTGGGAACATCTTCAATTTTGGGGGGAATTAACTTTATTGCCACCATTTGGAAGATGCGAATCTCAGCAATGACAATCTACGATATGCCTTTGTTTTGCTGGTCGATTTTTGCGACTTCTTGCTTGATCTTGATTGCGACACCAGTTTTAGCCGCAGCTTTGATTTTGCTTTCCTTTGACTTGATTGTCGGAACCAACTTCTTTAATCCTGGTGGTGGCGGAGATCCAATTGTTTACCAGCATATGTTCTGGTTTTACTCGCACCCAGCAGTTTATATCATGATTTTGCCCTTTTTCGGGGTAATTTCCGAAGTGCTACCCGTTCATGCGCGCAAGCCAATTTTCGGTTATCGCGCGATCGCCTATTCGAGTATGGCGATCGCTTTTATCGGTATCCTAGTTTGGGCGCACCATATGTTTACTAGCGGTACTCCTGGCTGGTTGCGGATGTTTTTTATGGCAATGACGATGATTATTGCCGTACCGACGGGAATTAAGGTCTTTAGCTGGTGTGCGACAGTTTGGGGCGGTAAAATTAGTCTCAATTCTCCAATGTTATTCGGTTTGGGCTTTGTTTCTACTTTCCTCATCGGTGGCTTAACTGGCGTAATGGTCGCTTCTGTACCCTTTGACATTCACGTCCACGATACTTATTTTGTCGTCGCCCATTTACACTATGTTCTCTTTGGTGGCAGTGTTTTAGGCTTATTCGCTGGCGTTTATCACTGGTTCCCGAAAGTCACCGGACGAATGTACAACGAACCTTTGGGTATTATTCATTTTGCCCTCACTTTCATTGGCGTACATCTTACCTTTATGCCGATGCACGAACTCGGTTTATTAGGAATGAACCGCCGAGTTGCACTTTATGACCCCCAATTCCAGCCTTTGAATGTCATCGCGACAATTGGTGCTTATGTCCTGGCAGTTTCGACTTTGCCGTTTATTATTAACGTCTTTTGGAGTTTAATTAAAGGAGAAAAAGCAGGTCGCAATCCTTGGAAAGCCCTAACCTTAGAATGGCAAACAACTTCACCACCCATTATCGAAAACTTTGAAGAAGAACCGATTTTGTGGTCCGGTCCCTACGATTACGGTATCGACGTAAAAACTTTAGAAGGCGATCGCACTGTTCAAGAATTACTCACCGAAGTTCAAGGCGAATCTAGCTAA
- a CDS encoding COX15/CtaA family protein, protein MAESVLPKQRETHSQRSRASDLLRGLVWKIAIATLLLMAIGSATRVMNAGLACPDWPLCYGQLVPTQQMNLQVFLEWFHRLDASLVGFSAIALAGLSWWWRRELPKWLPGAATFALFLIVFQGILGGLTVTQLLRFDIVTAHLGAALLFFCTLIVIGTALGDYKGTGTAGKLSWVSLTAAILVYLQSLLGALVGSRWALHQCFGANQLCTVMNSHIIGVFPATIATVTVVAIAWRTMGLHPALRKLANLAGGLVVLQILLGVATFYLHLQVEPLTVTHQTVGAALLGCLVALTVLALRDRTIASSKLAIEN, encoded by the coding sequence ATGGCTGAATCAGTGCTTCCCAAGCAGAGAGAAACCCACTCCCAGCGATCGCGAGCTAGCGATCTTCTACGTGGTTTAGTGTGGAAGATCGCGATCGCGACACTGCTATTAATGGCGATAGGTAGTGCCACGCGAGTGATGAACGCAGGACTTGCTTGTCCGGATTGGCCCCTATGTTACGGGCAGCTAGTACCCACTCAGCAAATGAATCTGCAAGTATTTCTCGAATGGTTTCACCGTCTTGATGCTTCCTTAGTAGGATTTAGCGCGATCGCCTTAGCTGGTTTATCTTGGTGGTGGAGGCGCGAATTACCCAAGTGGCTGCCTGGGGCTGCCACATTTGCTTTATTTTTGATTGTCTTTCAAGGTATTCTCGGCGGACTGACAGTTACCCAGCTTTTGCGCTTTGATATTGTTACTGCTCATTTAGGCGCAGCCTTACTATTTTTCTGCACGCTGATCGTCATCGGAACAGCCCTCGGCGATTATAAAGGAACTGGAACTGCTGGTAAACTATCCTGGGTTAGTTTAACCGCCGCAATTTTAGTTTATCTCCAAAGCTTACTCGGAGCTTTAGTCGGTTCCCGTTGGGCATTACATCAATGTTTCGGCGCAAACCAACTTTGTACCGTGATGAACAGTCACATAATTGGCGTTTTCCCCGCCACAATCGCTACAGTAACAGTAGTCGCGATCGCGTGGCGCACAATGGGATTACATCCAGCCCTAAGAAAACTGGCTAACCTAGCTGGTGGATTAGTTGTCTTGCAAATTCTCCTCGGTGTTGCTACCTTCTACTTGCACCTGCAAGTCGAACCCCTAACCGTCACTCACCAAACCGTAGGAGCAGCATTACTCGGTTGTTTAGTTGCCTTAACAGTTTTAGCACTACGCGATCGCACGATCGCCTCAAGCAAGTTAGCGATCGAAAATTAG
- a CDS encoding UPF0175 family protein produces MSALIPDDILQAARMTEAELIIEVAIMLYKQEKISSGKARAWTGLSVIEFQEELAKRGLTINYDVEDFQEDLKTLQYLDLL; encoded by the coding sequence ATGAGCGCCTTAATTCCTGATGATATTCTCCAAGCAGCCCGAATGACAGAGGCTGAACTAATAATCGAAGTAGCTATTATGCTTTATAAACAAGAAAAAATTAGCAGTGGAAAAGCTCGTGCTTGGACGGGATTAAGTGTAATTGAATTTCAAGAAGAACTTGCTAAACGTGGACTCACCATTAATTATGATGTTGAGGATTTTCAAGAAGATTTGAAAACTTTACAGTATCTAGATTTGTTGTGA
- a CDS encoding alpha/beta hydrolase, with the protein MNIPINLLIISITTSYHFIASILERRKFQPPGKLIDIGGYKLHLYSKGTGKPTVIIDHSLGGIDGYFLIDELAEITQVCICDRAGYGWSDSSPKPRSSQTIVRELDPLLNLAKIEPPYILVGDSFGSYNVRLYAHQFPEKVIGIVLADGLHETGILNMSLSLRALKLFFMSGFLMSIFGSIWGIVRILGTIGIFELLKQELRKFPKQILQPVKISFYHYQHWLTMWREMWNLNASSRQVSQANNFGDLPIINIKAKTFFKRSIWNFYLPITAADKLRDKMHCELLKLSTNCTQIQASKSSHFVWIDEPEIILAAIQQLLANR; encoded by the coding sequence ATGAATATCCCCATAAATTTATTAATTATCTCGATTACAACCAGTTATCATTTCATTGCTAGTATTCTCGAACGGCGAAAATTTCAGCCACCAGGTAAACTAATTGATATTGGTGGTTATAAACTCCATTTATACTCAAAAGGAACAGGTAAACCGACAGTAATAATTGACCATAGTTTGGGTGGAATTGATGGCTATTTTCTCATCGATGAACTTGCGGAAATCACCCAAGTGTGTATTTGCGATCGCGCCGGATATGGCTGGAGTGATTCTAGCCCTAAACCTCGCTCAAGTCAAACAATTGTCCGAGAATTAGATCCATTATTAAACCTAGCTAAAATTGAACCACCTTATATTTTAGTCGGCGATTCTTTTGGTAGTTATAATGTCAGGCTTTATGCTCATCAATTCCCAGAAAAAGTAATTGGGATCGTTTTGGCAGATGGGCTTCACGAAACAGGTATATTAAATATGTCGCTTAGTTTGCGAGCCTTAAAATTATTTTTTATGTCCGGATTTCTGATGTCTATTTTTGGCTCAATTTGGGGAATTGTCAGAATTTTAGGAACAATAGGAATATTTGAATTACTTAAACAAGAACTGCGTAAATTTCCCAAACAAATCTTACAGCCAGTTAAAATTTCCTTTTATCACTATCAACATTGGCTGACAATGTGGCGAGAAATGTGGAATTTAAACGCGAGTAGTCGTCAAGTTAGTCAAGCTAACAATTTCGGCGATTTACCAATTATTAATATCAAAGCGAAAACTTTCTTTAAACGCTCAATTTGGAACTTTTATCTCCCGATTACAGCCGCCGACAAGTTACGCGACAAAATGCACTGCGAACTGCTAAAATTATCCACAAATTGTACTCAAATCCAAGCTAGCAAAAGTAGTCACTTTGTCTGGATAGACGAACCCGAAATTATTCTCGCAGCGATTCAACAACTTCTAGCAAATAGATAA